In Candidatus Eisenbacteria bacterium, the following proteins share a genomic window:
- a CDS encoding LysE family transporter codes for MTKQILIGGGLAFAAAVQPGPLQAYLLSRVASIGWRRTLPAAFAPLLSDGPIALLALLVLGRLSPGAQNVLRAAGGALLLFLAARAFRQWRRKEDLVPRRGDRTPRTLFEAALVNLLNPNPYLGWALILGPAVMTAWRESPGQGAAVVVAFYSVMVSMLALSILAFGSASLLGPRFQRALLFLSVLILGGLGAYQSAMAARFFGAG; via the coding sequence GTGACGAAACAGATCCTGATCGGCGGCGGGCTCGCCTTCGCCGCGGCGGTGCAGCCGGGACCGTTGCAGGCGTATCTTCTCTCCCGGGTCGCCTCCATCGGCTGGCGGCGCACTCTTCCCGCCGCTTTCGCCCCGCTCCTCAGCGACGGTCCGATCGCCCTTCTCGCCCTCCTGGTATTGGGCCGCCTCTCGCCGGGCGCGCAGAACGTTCTCCGCGCGGCGGGGGGCGCGCTCCTTCTCTTTCTCGCCGCGCGCGCCTTCCGGCAGTGGCGGCGGAAGGAGGACCTCGTCCCGCGGCGGGGCGACCGAACGCCGCGCACCCTCTTCGAGGCGGCGCTGGTGAACCTCCTCAATCCCAATCCGTACCTCGGCTGGGCGCTGATCCTCGGGCCGGCGGTGATGACGGCGTGGCGGGAATCGCCGGGCCAGGGGGCGGCGGTGGTGGTCGCCTTCTACTCGGTCATGGTTTCCATGCTCGCCCTTTCGATTCTCGCCTTCGGAAGCGCCTCACTCCTCGGGCCGCGCTTCCAGAGGGCGCTCCTCTTCCTCTCCGTGCTGATCCTCGGCGGGCTGGGGGCGTACCAGTCGGCGATGGCCGCCCGCTTCTTCGGCGCGGGGTAG
- a CDS encoding STAS/SEC14 domain-containing protein codes for MMTWTVECNEELGIIILTYSGVTTGEEIKKAAVARIDLGKKKGVTKFLIDTRTVKTDESATFDIYDVPNKIYPSKGDLHESRIAILEPESSTSTKMVQFFESVCVNRGWMVKIFQDRESAIRWL; via the coding sequence ATGATGACATGGACCGTTGAATGCAACGAGGAATTGGGGATCATCATACTGACGTATTCCGGTGTAACAACCGGCGAAGAAATCAAGAAAGCCGCCGTCGCTCGAATCGACCTGGGGAAAAAAAAGGGCGTCACCAAGTTCCTGATCGACACGAGAACAGTGAAAACCGACGAATCGGCCACCTTCGACATCTACGACGTACCGAACAAGATCTATCCTTCGAAGGGCGATCTGCATGAAAGCCGTATAGCCATTCTGGAACCGGAATCGTCCACATCGACGAAGATGGTACAGTTCTTCGAAAGCGTGTGCGTGAACCGCGGATGGATGGTGAAGATCTTTCAAGATCGTGAGAGCGCGATCCGGTGGCTGTAG